A region of Porites lutea chromosome 13, jaPorLute2.1, whole genome shotgun sequence DNA encodes the following proteins:
- the LOC140923707 gene encoding uncharacterized protein → MTQIPESSVQKLEDRLNNNGCINFCRDKAFPLAATSNKQCVCLNSLPTTLLAISTDGDAASGPSSSCNIKCPGDAGESCFRTSCCGGPEQAYSIYATGEVDYLGQLLNLLEKHKNTIQTNALGLPEGGRFSYWVEFYSRMPKNKVKRCAFVSTVEIENYQRVDKVQKGCGDYTASTDNLKRVDFNVISVKKEASKPYPTRETPLTGDFDVELDNTGGSTEKSFTKSRTVEATSSQTYSVESGTSSSFTVGASVSAGFEALGAEFSVELSTEFSKSGFYNSGYQKTSQEKITTAFQITSKVPAGVRTIARFSKRTEPLTLKWGATIHAEGEIKLSYTFAKFGHRIRTNETVIVSLSQVGGGKTSLLFFESSEFSNAEEAG, encoded by the exons ATGACGCAAATACCGGAATCCTCAGTCCAGAAACTGGAAGATAGATTAAACAATAACGGGTGCATTAATTTCTGCCGTGACAAGGCGTTTCCTTTAGCAGCTACTTCCAACAAGCAATGTGTGTGTCTGAACAGTCTGCCAACAACATTGTTGGCTATTTCGACGGATGGAGATGCAGCTTCCGGTCCATCAAGTTCATGCAATATTAAATGTCCGGGAGATGCTGGAGAGAGTTGTTTTAGAACCAGTTGCTGTGGTGGTCCGGAGCAAGCCTACAGTATATATGCCACGGGTG AGGTTGACTACTTGGGACAACTATTGAATCTTCTGGAGAAGCACAAAAACACCATTCAGACCAATGCACTTGGACTTCCAGAGGGAGGAAGAT TTTCATACTGGGTGGAATTCTACTCGCGAATGCCAAAAAATAAAGTGAAGAGATGCGCCTTTGTCTCAACTGTTGAAATAGAGAACTATCAAAGAGTTGACAAAGTGCAGAAGGGCTGCGGTGATTACACAGCATCCACTGACAATCTCAAGAGAGTAGACTTCAATGTGATTTCAGTTAAAAAGGAAGCGAGCAAGCCCTACCCTACAAGAGAGACACCTCTTACCGGTGATTTTGACGTAGAATTGGACAACACTGGAGGATCCACTGAGAAATCATTCACTAAGTCAAGAACAGTCGAAGCAACATCAAGCCAAACATACTCTGTCGAGTCGGGAACTTCAAGCAGTTTTACCGTCGGGGCTTCCGTGAGTGCAGGGTTTGAGGCACTTGGAGCTGAGTTTTCAGTTGAGCTTTCCACCGAATTCTCAAAGTCAGGCTTCTACAACAGTGGATACCAGAAAACttcacaagaaaaaattacCACCGCTTTTCAGATTACGTCCAAGGTGCCTGCCGGAGTCAGAACGATCGCCCGCTTTTCCAAGCGCACCGAACCCCTCACATTAAAGTGGGGAGCCACTATCCATGCAGAAGGCGAGATCAAACTGAGTTATACTTTTGCAAAGTTTGGTCATCGAATAAGGACAAACGAGACCGTCATAGTCTCTTTGTCGCAGGTAGGTGGTGGTAAGACCTCGCTATTGTTCTTCGAATCCTCCGAATTTTCGAACGCTGAGGAGGCAGGCTGA